The following proteins come from a genomic window of Populus alba chromosome 12, ASM523922v2, whole genome shotgun sequence:
- the LOC118044661 gene encoding probable WRKY transcription factor 43 isoform X1 — protein sequence MEKYQIFLPVSDLSSPSGSPSSLNMANPLVYFHGENENGVRPESGTQHSDAKHSDPQTSRVSSNSEIKVKPGMRGGDNNEFRKHKYAFQTRSQVDILDDGYRWRKYGQKTVKNSKFPRSYYRCTNNGCNVKKQVQRNSKDEGIVVTTYEGMHTHPIEKCTENIEDILRQMQTYTPFEIMPGHYL from the exons ATGGAGAAGTATCAGATCTTCCTCCCTGTCTCTGACCTATCAAGTCCTTCAGGTTCACCTTCATCACTAAACATGGCAAATCCTTTAGTCTATTTTCATGGTGAAAATGAAAATGGGGTCAGGCCAGAAAGTGGAACTCAACATTCGGATGCGAAACACAGTGATCCTCAGACTAGTAGAGTCTCTAGCAATTCTGAGATTAAGGTGAAACCGGGAATGAGGGGAGGGGATAATAATGAGTTCAGAAAGCATAAATATGCATTTCAAACTAGAAGCCAGGTTGACATACTTGATGATGGGTATAGATGGAGGAAATACGGGCAAAAGACTGTTAAGAACAGCAAGTTCCCAAG AAGTTACTACAGGTGTACAAATAATGGGTGCAATGTCAAGAAGCAAGTCCAACGCAATTCTAAAGATGAAGGGATTGTTGTGACCACCTATGAAGGGATGCATACTCATCCAATTGAGAAGTGCACTGAAAACATTGAGGACATACTGAGACAGATGCAAACTTACACTCCTTTCGAGATTATGCCTGGGCATTATCTTTAA
- the LOC118044661 gene encoding probable WRKY transcription factor 43 isoform X2, protein MEKYQIFLPVSDLSSPSGSPSSLNMANPLVYFHGENENGVRPESGTQHSDAKHSDPQTSRVSSNSEIKVKPGMRGGDNNEFRKHKYAFQTRSQVDILDDGYRWRKYGQKTVKNSKFPSYYRCTNNGCNVKKQVQRNSKDEGIVVTTYEGMHTHPIEKCTENIEDILRQMQTYTPFEIMPGHYL, encoded by the exons ATGGAGAAGTATCAGATCTTCCTCCCTGTCTCTGACCTATCAAGTCCTTCAGGTTCACCTTCATCACTAAACATGGCAAATCCTTTAGTCTATTTTCATGGTGAAAATGAAAATGGGGTCAGGCCAGAAAGTGGAACTCAACATTCGGATGCGAAACACAGTGATCCTCAGACTAGTAGAGTCTCTAGCAATTCTGAGATTAAGGTGAAACCGGGAATGAGGGGAGGGGATAATAATGAGTTCAGAAAGCATAAATATGCATTTCAAACTAGAAGCCAGGTTGACATACTTGATGATGGGTATAGATGGAGGAAATACGGGCAAAAGACTGTTAAGAACAGCAAGTTCCCAAG TTACTACAGGTGTACAAATAATGGGTGCAATGTCAAGAAGCAAGTCCAACGCAATTCTAAAGATGAAGGGATTGTTGTGACCACCTATGAAGGGATGCATACTCATCCAATTGAGAAGTGCACTGAAAACATTGAGGACATACTGAGACAGATGCAAACTTACACTCCTTTCGAGATTATGCCTGGGCATTATCTTTAA